In Anomaloglossus baeobatrachus isolate aAnoBae1 chromosome 3, aAnoBae1.hap1, whole genome shotgun sequence, one genomic interval encodes:
- the LOC142295439 gene encoding uncharacterized protein LOC142295439, whose product MSAPVLSFNDEQAASILAKVTTRTQFLTIPSDEIRTRDYLRETKRNTALELHAATLAEYYKTQRIPRGLRVSLRPTLFSDNSEYCKAFESILNKCSFDIILLTIDYLQKELISIDANIKNIETQLSQTLNATALEELKTKCGSTLSEYRDTLQIRKRDKFLRDQEDYLKNRVYRWQSSAPPRNYRRGGGLSSGSDSDHFSTDSQSFLGPRRHGKNRRGGGGNTGGRADRVTTRSQISHN is encoded by the exons ATGTCGGCCCCTGTCCTCTCTTTTAATGACGAGCAAGCCGCTAGTATCCTTGCCAAGGTTACTACTAGGACTCAGTTCCTTACCATCCCTTCAGACGAGATTCGTACTCGTGATTACCTGAGGGAAACTAAGAGGAACACAGCTCTTGAATTGCACGCAGCCACTTTGGCTGAATACTATAAGACCCAAAGAATCCCGAGGGGGCTCAGAGTCTCTCTTCGGCCCACACTTTTCTCAGATAACTCTGAGTATTGTAAAGCCTTCGAGAGCATTCTTAACAAATGTTCTTTTGACATTATACTCCTCACAATTGACTACCTGCAGAAGGAACTTATCAGCATTGATGCCAATATCAAGAATATAGAGACACAACTCTCTCAGACCCTGAACGCTACGGCCCTTGAAGAGCTCAAGACCAAGTGTGGTTCTACGCTTTCCGAATACAGAGACACGCTACAGATCCGCAAACGTGATAAATTCTTGCGGGACCAAGAAGATTATCTTAAGAATCGTGTATACCGATGGCAATCGTCCGCTCCACCTCGCAACTATCGTCGTGGTGGCGGTCTCTCTTCTGGGTCCGACAGCGACCACTTTTCCACAGATTCCCAGTCTTTTTTAGGTCCGAGACGTCATGGAAAAAACAGACGAGGAGGGGGCGGAAATACCGGGGGACGCGCAGACAGAGTCACAACCCGCTCCCAG ATATCGCACAACTGA